A window from Sinanaerobacter sp. ZZT-01 encodes these proteins:
- a CDS encoding helix-turn-helix transcriptional regulator — protein MKIDKRRFEICLANKNLLINDVCDATGLTRTSVTLAIQGKRNTRPQTIGKIARALEVPVEEIIKKDEV, from the coding sequence ATGAAAATTGATAAACGAAGATTTGAAATATGCCTTGCAAATAAAAATCTTCTAATTAATGATGTTTGTGATGCAACAGGGTTAACTCGCACTTCTGTTACATTGGCTATTCAAGGTAAAAGAAATACTCGTCCACAAACTATTGGGAAAATAGCAAGAGCATTAGAAGTTCCAGTAGAAGAAATAATAAAGAAAGATGAGGTATAA
- a CDS encoding S-layer homology domain-containing protein, translating into MLKKISIFLITAILALSSSIGVFAAQPNFKDTKVNAWYYPYMSKMVDRGGISGYPDNTFRPNNTMTNAEFITTIVGATIGKQEKTAKHWASGYFKAAKKNEMLLGDEMQESDWNKPITRQKMAVVIARTTEKVLKEELLADADKFQSELKDYAEMCDYCKPYILQAYGKGIISGYPDGTFGGSKTATRAEVCSMLTRMLEPKDRTTGKVVEKDKTGAVKDIITNPQDIFFGDHLTTYVISDPKLWNMELGEDEFSKHVIMNDPGLDCFIIDGKVVDSFGCIKMTDGRYAVEYELLLHKENMQGRLPIDITKVDYIGSYDSVNPVLTLIPNPFKK; encoded by the coding sequence ATGTTGAAGAAGATTAGTATATTCTTAATTACTGCTATTTTAGCGTTATCAAGTAGCATTGGAGTGTTTGCAGCACAACCAAATTTTAAAGATACAAAGGTAAATGCTTGGTATTATCCATATATGAGTAAAATGGTTGATAGAGGGGGTATTTCCGGATATCCGGATAATACATTCCGACCCAATAATACTATGACAAATGCTGAGTTTATAACCACCATTGTCGGAGCAACAATTGGAAAACAGGAAAAGACAGCAAAACATTGGGCAAGTGGTTATTTCAAAGCAGCTAAGAAAAATGAAATGTTGCTTGGTGATGAAATGCAGGAGTCGGACTGGAATAAACCGATTACACGTCAGAAGATGGCAGTTGTTATAGCAAGGACAACAGAAAAAGTATTAAAAGAAGAGCTTCTTGCGGATGCAGATAAATTTCAATCTGAACTAAAAGATTATGCAGAAATGTGCGATTATTGCAAGCCTTATATTTTGCAAGCTTATGGAAAAGGTATCATATCAGGTTATCCGGATGGAACCTTTGGGGGAAGTAAGACTGCAACAAGAGCTGAGGTTTGCTCCATGCTTACAAGGATGCTTGAGCCGAAAGACCGTACTACGGGAAAAGTGGTAGAGAAAGATAAGACAGGGGCAGTTAAGGACATTATTACTAATCCACAGGATATTTTCTTTGGAGATCATCTTACCACTTATGTAATCTCTGATCCGAAGCTTTGGAATATGGAGTTGGGTGAAGATGAGTTTTCAAAGCATGTCATTATGAATGATCCGGGTTTAGATTGTTTTATAATAGACGGAAAAGTAGTTGATTCTTTTGGTTGCATTAAAATGACGGATGGACGTTATGCAGTGGAATATGAATTGTTGTTACACAAAGAAAATATGCAGGGACGTTTGCCGATAGACATTACAAAAGTGGACTACATTGGTAGCTACGATAGTGTAAATCCGGTGCTGACTTTAATTCCGAATCCATTTAAAAAATAA
- the cas5c gene encoding type I-C CRISPR-associated protein Cas5c has protein sequence MGYGVRVEVWGDYALFTRPEMKTERVSYDVMTASAARGILESIYWHPGLKWVIDRIYVLKEIQFTNIRRNEVKSKLSSRNAHTVMNGAKNELAMYTSEEIQQRASLILKDVHYVIEAHFELTDQAGERDSREKFYAIASRRLRNGQCYSQPYFGCREFPVQFRLCEAEDIETAYSNEERDLGFVLYDMDYSNLQDIQPMFVRTVMKNGVIDFSDCEVFR, from the coding sequence ATGGGCTACGGAGTCCGTGTGGAAGTATGGGGCGATTATGCCTTGTTTACAAGACCAGAAATGAAAACTGAGCGCGTCAGCTACGATGTTATGACTGCTTCGGCAGCCAGAGGAATTCTGGAATCGATTTATTGGCATCCAGGATTGAAATGGGTTATTGACCGAATTTATGTACTGAAAGAGATCCAATTTACAAATATTCGGAGAAATGAAGTGAAATCGAAGCTATCATCAAGAAATGCACATACCGTAATGAATGGTGCAAAAAATGAGTTGGCTATGTACACGAGTGAGGAGATTCAACAGCGGGCATCTCTGATTTTAAAAGATGTACATTACGTTATTGAAGCACATTTTGAATTAACGGATCAGGCAGGAGAACGGGATAGCAGAGAAAAATTTTATGCAATTGCCAGTCGTCGCTTGAGGAATGGACAATGCTATTCGCAGCCTTATTTCGGGTGCAGAGAGTTTCCGGTACAATTTCGGCTTTGTGAAGCAGAGGACATAGAGACGGCTTATTCCAATGAGGAAAGAGATCTGGGTTTTGTTCTTTACGATATGGATTATTCAAATTTACAGGATATTCAGCCGATGTTTGTTCGTACTGTGATGAAAAACGGAGTGATCGATTTTTCAGATTGTGAGGTGTTTCGATGA
- a CDS encoding helix-turn-helix transcriptional regulator: protein MSINKKKYEKVGLILREYRKKIGITQKELAERINLSEASIKKFEYGEILPKLEYIFRLSSILNFKLNDLFVLLEPYTEDYPSLTSLFFEKDTDFINYLTSIGIHISGLSNTTDTDPTTNVTIGKPTSNRGIYNYESSPTMQIKVTDFEKIEKETSNYIRTLFQLLTEKKGN, encoded by the coding sequence ATGTCAATCAATAAAAAAAAATATGAGAAAGTAGGATTAATTTTAAGAGAATATAGAAAAAAAATCGGTATAACACAAAAAGAGTTAGCAGAAAGGATAAATCTTTCTGAAGCAAGTATTAAAAAATTTGAATATGGAGAAATATTACCAAAACTTGAATATATATTTCGCCTTTCTTCAATCTTAAATTTTAAATTAAATGATCTTTTTGTATTATTAGAACCATATACGGAAGATTATCCATCTCTGACGTCATTATTTTTTGAAAAAGATACAGATTTTATAAATTACCTAACGTCAATAGGAATTCATATAAGTGGATTAAGCAATACTACCGACACTGACCCTACGACTAATGTTACTATTGGCAAACCTACTAGTAATAGAGGTATTTACAATTACGAAAGTAGTCCGACTATGCAAATAAAAGTTACAGACTTTGAAAAAATTGAAAAGGAAACATCTAATTATATTAGAACACTTTTCCAACTACTGACAGAAAAAAAAGGAAATTAA
- a CDS encoding helix-turn-helix domain-containing protein — protein sequence MKLDNILHSLENETVRAQFNQLDYPWIIISRDEYISLLQSKEKYEKFKKNQNGRKELCIDIKEILRLKENGVSIRQIAKRMGVTDTTIRSHLKRYANQQKAAPIIIKLK from the coding sequence TTGAAACTAGATAACATATTACATAGCTTAGAAAATGAAACGGTTAGAGCGCAATTCAATCAACTAGATTATCCGTGGATCATCATATCAAGAGATGAATATATTTCATTATTACAAAGCAAAGAGAAATATGAAAAGTTTAAAAAAAATCAAAATGGGAGAAAAGAACTTTGTATTGATATTAAAGAGATTCTGAGATTGAAGGAAAACGGTGTTAGCATTAGACAGATTGCAAAAAGAATGGGGGTAACGGACACGACTATTCGATCTCATTTAAAACGTTATGCTAATCAACAGAAAGCAGCACCTATTATAATAAAATTGAAATAA
- the cas3 gene encoding CRISPR-associated helicase Cas3', protein MKKYTEFIAHTREDGEKQSLIDHLEGTASLAEVFASEFGSGDWGKGLGMLHDIGKYSQEFQERIRFQTQKVDHSTAGAQEASKLSPYGKIASYCIAGHHSGLPNGGNKTDTQQEPTLYARLKRKNLPCYEDYKNELFVKNSECMSKTANLNPLYTVGDIVKAFGRPRITPLANPQFSVSFFIRMLYSCLVDADFLDTEKFMSKGEVQRDGYDTLNRLRERLDVHISQWWDAKNELNQKRCDILKNCIEAGRREKGLFTLTVPTGGGKTVSSLAFALHHAAEQKNKIKRIIYVIPYTSIIEQTANVFREILGEENVLEHHANIVYDEDEKDVDTRLAKQKLATENWDVPVIVTTNVQFFESFFSNKSSKCRKLHNVANSSIIFDEAQMLPLPYLLPCTAAISELVSNYGCTAVLCTATQPSLGKLFEYVAPNLKCQEICPDTEKLYQFFRRTSFQDLGACSKDAIVEKIGREDQVLCIVNTRKFAQAIYKDLPKDGVFHLSTLMYPKHRRQVLDEVRNHLKNGQVCRVIATSLIEAGVDVDFPVVYREKAGLDSEIQAAGRCNREKKRPCEGSIVFLFSAEEEFSKNQPYSLRQPLEIASVTEEKFEDIASPQAIQFYFDLLHQIKEDELDKKAVLSAFEKGLCGSEMPFEEVAKMVHLIEQDTKVVFIPEPSEEEAIQLEYRLRSKERTRTLFRKIGMYSVNIYENHFKELQKLGRVDVLDEGVAILNDMESYDKKTGLQILLDEGRGVFI, encoded by the coding sequence ATGAAAAAATATACAGAGTTTATCGCACATACCAGAGAAGATGGGGAGAAGCAGTCTCTCATAGATCATTTGGAAGGGACCGCAAGCTTAGCGGAAGTTTTTGCCTCGGAATTTGGGAGCGGAGATTGGGGAAAAGGCTTGGGAATGCTGCACGATATCGGGAAGTATTCTCAAGAATTTCAGGAAAGGATTCGCTTTCAAACCCAAAAGGTGGATCACTCTACGGCAGGAGCACAGGAAGCATCAAAGCTGTCTCCATACGGGAAGATTGCTTCCTATTGTATTGCAGGTCATCATAGTGGACTGCCAAACGGAGGAAATAAAACAGATACACAGCAGGAGCCAACCTTATACGCAAGACTGAAAAGAAAGAATCTTCCCTGCTATGAAGATTACAAAAATGAATTATTTGTAAAAAATTCAGAATGCATGTCAAAAACAGCAAACTTGAATCCATTATATACAGTAGGGGATATTGTTAAAGCTTTCGGACGTCCGCGTATAACGCCTCTTGCAAATCCACAGTTTAGTGTTTCTTTTTTTATCCGAATGCTGTACTCGTGCTTGGTAGACGCTGATTTTTTAGATACGGAAAAATTTATGTCAAAAGGAGAGGTACAGCGTGACGGTTACGATACACTGAATCGTTTGAGAGAACGCTTGGACGTTCATATTTCTCAATGGTGGGATGCGAAAAATGAGCTGAATCAAAAACGGTGCGACATTCTGAAAAATTGTATAGAAGCGGGGAGAAGGGAGAAAGGACTCTTTACTTTAACGGTACCGACCGGAGGGGGAAAGACTGTATCGTCGCTTGCTTTTGCATTACACCATGCAGCAGAGCAAAAAAACAAAATCAAACGTATTATTTATGTAATCCCCTATACGAGCATCATTGAGCAGACTGCGAACGTTTTTCGGGAAATTTTAGGGGAAGAAAATGTATTGGAACACCATGCTAATATTGTTTATGACGAAGATGAGAAAGATGTGGACACACGTTTAGCCAAGCAGAAGCTGGCAACAGAAAATTGGGATGTACCTGTGATTGTGACAACAAATGTACAATTCTTTGAATCCTTCTTTTCAAATAAATCATCGAAGTGCAGAAAGTTACATAATGTCGCTAACAGCAGTATCATATTTGATGAAGCACAGATGCTGCCACTGCCATATTTGCTCCCTTGCACAGCGGCTATCTCTGAATTGGTAAGCAATTATGGATGTACGGCTGTCCTGTGCACTGCAACGCAGCCTTCATTGGGAAAATTGTTTGAATATGTGGCACCAAACCTAAAATGTCAAGAGATTTGTCCGGATACAGAGAAATTATATCAATTTTTCCGGCGGACAAGTTTTCAAGATTTAGGTGCATGTAGTAAGGACGCAATTGTAGAAAAAATCGGAAGAGAAGATCAGGTACTTTGTATTGTGAATACAAGAAAGTTTGCGCAGGCAATCTATAAGGATTTACCGAAAGACGGGGTATTTCATTTATCAACACTTATGTATCCTAAACATCGAAGGCAAGTTCTCGACGAAGTGCGGAATCACCTGAAAAACGGGCAAGTTTGCAGAGTGATTGCAACTAGCTTAATTGAAGCAGGAGTTGATGTCGACTTTCCGGTCGTTTATAGAGAAAAGGCTGGGTTGGACTCTGAGATACAGGCTGCCGGACGTTGTAACAGGGAGAAAAAACGTCCTTGTGAAGGCAGCATCGTTTTCCTTTTTTCAGCAGAAGAGGAATTTTCAAAAAATCAGCCATATAGTTTACGGCAGCCACTGGAAATTGCCTCTGTAACAGAAGAGAAATTTGAAGATATCGCATCACCGCAGGCAATCCAATTTTACTTTGATTTACTGCATCAAATTAAGGAAGATGAATTGGACAAGAAAGCGGTGCTTTCGGCATTTGAAAAAGGACTTTGCGGCAGTGAGATGCCTTTTGAGGAAGTGGCAAAAATGGTTCACCTGATTGAACAGGATACGAAAGTCGTCTTTATCCCTGAACCATCGGAAGAGGAAGCAATTCAGCTAGAGTATCGTCTTCGCAGCAAAGAACGTACGAGAACGCTGTTTCGAAAGATTGGTATGTATTCGGTAAATATTTATGAAAATCACTTTAAGGAGCTGCAAAAGCTTGGAAGAGTTGATGTTTTAGACGAGGGGGTGGCGATACTGAATGATATGGAGAGTTATGATAAAAAGACCGGATTGCAGATTCTGTTAGACGAAGGTCGAGGTGTTTTTATATAG